One Pyrococcus furiosus DSM 3638 genomic region harbors:
- a CDS encoding molybdenum cofactor guanylyltransferase, whose amino-acid sequence MLGVIFAVKLKKSDNYLIPINDESVVKIVEARLRLAKRIDDVVVLVKKSQERKFSLHVENVVPVTGNTKIDALLKGLPKSGDIFLVEGNMPLVMPFLINYMTSIYYDEFLEALIPRFRENVEVFHGVYNARALRNALEGMKADNISNLSKLPEYIDAEFLDVEELMRKNEKVKWSFFRVKTLDDIRTVLRSGLLRE is encoded by the coding sequence ATGCTAGGGGTAATATTTGCAGTGAAACTCAAGAAGAGTGATAATTACCTAATTCCGATAAATGATGAGTCTGTGGTAAAAATTGTTGAAGCTAGGCTTAGGTTAGCTAAGAGGATAGATGATGTTGTGGTTTTAGTAAAAAAGAGTCAAGAAAGAAAGTTTTCTCTCCACGTTGAGAACGTAGTCCCAGTTACGGGAAACACGAAAATAGATGCCCTATTGAAAGGCCTTCCTAAATCAGGGGACATATTTCTTGTAGAGGGAAACATGCCTCTGGTAATGCCTTTCCTGATCAACTACATGACCTCAATATACTACGATGAGTTCTTGGAAGCTCTTATTCCCAGGTTCAGAGAGAATGTAGAGGTCTTTCATGGGGTGTACAATGCGAGAGCCTTGAGGAATGCTTTGGAGGGCATGAAGGCCGACAATATAAGCAACTTATCAAAGCTTCCTGAATACATAGACGCCGAATTCTTGGATGTTGAGGAATTAATGAGAAAGAACGAAAAAGTTAAGTGGAGCTTCTTTAGGGTTAAAACATTGGATGATATTAGGACTGTTCTTAGGAGTGGACTTCTTAGAGAATAG